The Acetomicrobium flavidum genome window below encodes:
- a CDS encoding sulfurtransferase TusA family protein: MAETVEVDARGLSCPQPVIETKKAIEKTSSGEIHVLVDTMTSVMNVSRFAKNQGWKVNYEELPEGGFKIVLRR, from the coding sequence ATGGCTGAAACGGTAGAGGTCGATGCCAGAGGGCTTTCCTGCCCGCAGCCGGTCATCGAGACGAAAAAGGCCATAGAAAAGACAAGCAGCGGCGAAATTCACGTATTGGTTGACACGATGACATCGGTCATGAACGTGAGCAGGTTCGCCAAAAACCAAGGTTGGAAGGTCAATTACGAGGAATTGCCCGAGGGAGGATTTAAGATCGTATTAAGAAGGTAG